A region of Saccharococcus thermophilus DNA encodes the following proteins:
- the dnaG gene encoding DNA primase translates to MGYRIPEETIEEIRRNVDIVDVISDYVQLKKQGRNYFGLCPFHGEKTPSFSVSPEKQIFHCFGCGAGGNVFSFLMDIEGLTFIEAVQRLAVRANVDLSAFKLDDGDKPHRTDAGETKMMIEAHALLKKFYHHLLVNTKEGQEAFDYLQARGWTREMIDQFEIGYAPDSWDFAAKLLLGRGFSPSLMEKAGLIIRKENGGYVDRFRHRIMFPIHNHHGDAVGFSGRLLGEGQPKYLNSPETPIFHKGTILYNFHQARLHIRKHQEAVLLEGFADVISAVQAGVAHSVATMGTALTEEHARILRRNVDTVIICYDGDASGIEATFRAAKLLADAGCHVKVATIPDGLDPDEYIRKYGAARFQRDIIDASSSLMTFKMMYFRKGKNLQNENDKIRYIEEVLREISKLPNPIEWDYYLRQLADEFSLSLTALQEQLNRYRDAVKHSDPIDREAAPKPLLQKKLLPAFQNAERMLLAHMLQNRDVAMVVQEKIAGRFNLEEHRAIAAYIYAFYEEGNEPNVSLLLSRLPDDLKPLATELSLLLITDEISDQELNDYIRHVLNYPKWLMLKEKEQEKAEAERKKDFLTAARIAKEIIDMKKMLSSS, encoded by the coding sequence ATGGGGTATCGTATTCCCGAAGAAACGATTGAAGAAATTCGCCGTAACGTCGACATCGTGGATGTGATTAGCGATTACGTCCAGTTAAAAAAACAAGGACGTAATTACTTTGGATTATGTCCGTTTCATGGGGAGAAAACCCCATCGTTTTCGGTTTCTCCAGAAAAACAAATTTTTCATTGTTTCGGTTGCGGTGCCGGAGGAAATGTATTCTCGTTTTTAATGGATATAGAAGGTCTCACCTTTATCGAAGCGGTTCAACGGCTGGCCGTGAGGGCAAACGTGGATTTGTCCGCTTTCAAGCTGGACGATGGCGATAAACCCCATCGTACCGACGCAGGCGAAACAAAAATGATGATCGAAGCGCATGCGCTTTTGAAAAAATTTTACCATCATTTGCTTGTAAATACAAAGGAAGGGCAGGAAGCATTTGATTATTTGCAGGCGCGCGGATGGACAAGGGAGATGATCGATCAGTTTGAAATCGGCTATGCGCCTGACTCATGGGATTTTGCCGCCAAACTTTTGTTAGGGCGCGGCTTTTCGCCTAGCCTGATGGAAAAAGCCGGGTTGATCATCCGCAAAGAAAACGGCGGCTATGTCGATCGTTTTCGCCATCGTATCATGTTTCCCATTCATAATCATCATGGGGATGCAGTCGGTTTTTCAGGCAGACTGCTCGGAGAAGGTCAGCCGAAATATTTAAACAGCCCAGAAACACCCATTTTTCATAAGGGAACCATTTTATACAATTTTCATCAAGCGCGCCTACATATTCGAAAGCATCAAGAAGCCGTCCTATTAGAGGGGTTTGCGGATGTTATTTCCGCCGTACAGGCAGGTGTAGCCCATTCGGTGGCAACGATGGGCACGGCATTGACAGAAGAGCATGCGCGCATCCTTCGACGCAATGTCGATACAGTCATTATTTGCTATGATGGCGATGCTTCGGGAATAGAAGCGACATTCCGGGCCGCAAAGCTGTTAGCGGATGCAGGCTGTCATGTGAAAGTCGCCACAATTCCCGATGGACTCGACCCGGATGAATATATAAGGAAATATGGTGCGGCGCGGTTTCAGCGTGATATTATTGATGCTAGCAGCTCGCTGATGACGTTTAAAATGATGTATTTTCGCAAGGGAAAAAACTTGCAGAATGAAAATGATAAAATCCGTTATATCGAGGAAGTGCTTCGTGAAATCAGCAAGCTGCCGAATCCGATTGAATGGGACTACTATTTACGGCAGTTGGCCGATGAGTTTTCCCTTTCGCTGACCGCCTTGCAGGAGCAGTTAAACCGCTATAGAGATGCAGTCAAGCATTCTGATCCTATAGACCGGGAAGCAGCACCAAAACCGCTGCTGCAAAAAAAGCTTCTTCCTGCATTTCAAAATGCGGAGAGAATGTTGCTTGCCCATATGCTGCAAAATCGTGATGTCGCGATGGTTGTTCAGGAAAAGATCGCAGGCAGATTCAATCTCGAAGAACATCGAGCGATTGCTGCTTATATTTACGCTTTTTACGAAGAAGGAAATGAACCGAATGTCAGCTTGTTGCTTTCGCGTCTGCCTGATGACTTGAAGCCGCTGGCAACCGAGCTTTCGCTATTATTGATTACTGACGAAATTTCGGATCAGGAGCTGAATGATTATATAAGGCATGTGTTGAATTATCCGAAATGGTTAATGCTAAAAGAAAAAGAGCAAGAAAAGGCAGAAGCAGAACGAAAAAAAGACTTTCTAACTGCTGCGCGCATTGCGAAAGAAATTATTGATATGAAGAAGATGTTATCTTCTTCATAA
- a CDS encoding YaiI/YqxD family protein, whose translation MGPTVFVDADACPIKSEIFSIASQYNVPSVFISSYNHFSPLQQMKWVYVDAEKEAVDLYILNHAASGDVVVTQDIGLASMLVNRGVHVISPRGKVYKEEEMENALHHRYLHAKMRKQGVYPKGMKQFSDRDRRLFRQNFEKILSKLKGK comes from the coding sequence GTGGGACCAACTGTTTTTGTAGATGCGGATGCTTGCCCAATAAAAAGTGAAATTTTCTCCATTGCTTCGCAATATAATGTACCAAGTGTATTTATTTCTTCGTACAACCACTTTTCTCCGTTGCAGCAGATGAAGTGGGTATATGTCGATGCCGAAAAGGAAGCGGTGGATTTGTATATTTTAAACCATGCGGCAAGCGGAGATGTGGTGGTGACGCAAGATATCGGGTTGGCAAGCATGCTGGTGAACCGCGGTGTGCATGTCATCTCTCCACGCGGAAAGGTGTATAAAGAGGAAGAGATGGAAAATGCCCTTCATCATCGTTATCTTCATGCCAAAATGCGAAAGCAAGGGGTGTACCCGAAAGGAATGAAGCAGTTTTCCGATCGTGATCGTCGTCTCTTTCGGCAAAATTTCGAAAAAATTTTGTCGAAACTCAAAGGAAAATAG
- a CDS encoding IS701 family transposase — translation MNRLPHHQGIDKFFAMLGLALYFSKPVMKHLIHIIDALTTKGFAGTLTDLHHESFHPNHRTTLSHFFTKSPWDEEILLRKLQQWMLRHVERTAKRENHPIFVSIDDTICRKTKPSSQAKHAIEGCNWHYSHADKKSIWGHSLVWLMVHTMTQAFPFAFRLYDKADGKSKGQWAIEMLSSLDVHGSVYVLMDSWYPSKTLVEACLKKGFHVIAMLKTNRVLYPKGIAIQAKQFARYIEPKDTHLVTVGEERYRVYRYEGALKGLDDAVVLLAWKADQPMTPEHLHCVLSTDRELSDEEILRYYAQRWSIECFFRQAKDQLKLDGYRVRQRRAVKRYWILVQLAYVYSMVESNSDFSTGLDFLRKKKGHSLVEFIYDAAKQDIPIDVVKKQLHVA, via the coding sequence ATGAATAGACTACCACATCACCAAGGAATCGACAAGTTTTTCGCAATGTTGGGGCTGGCCCTTTATTTCTCTAAGCCGGTCATGAAGCATCTCATTCATATTATCGATGCGCTGACAACGAAAGGATTTGCGGGAACCTTGACCGATCTGCATCACGAGAGCTTTCATCCCAACCATCGAACGACACTGAGCCATTTTTTCACGAAAAGCCCTTGGGATGAAGAAATCTTGCTTCGCAAACTCCAGCAGTGGATGCTTCGTCATGTGGAACGAACGGCCAAGCGAGAGAATCACCCCATTTTTGTTTCGATCGATGATACGATCTGCCGAAAAACGAAGCCTTCGTCACAGGCGAAACACGCTATTGAAGGGTGTAATTGGCATTATTCTCACGCGGACAAAAAGTCGATTTGGGGACACTCTCTCGTCTGGCTCATGGTTCATACGATGACGCAAGCCTTTCCCTTTGCGTTTCGCCTCTACGACAAGGCGGATGGGAAAAGCAAGGGTCAATGGGCCATCGAGATGCTTTCTTCTTTGGATGTGCACGGTTCTGTTTATGTGCTGATGGATTCTTGGTACCCATCGAAAACACTCGTGGAAGCCTGCCTGAAAAAAGGATTCCACGTCATTGCGATGCTCAAGACGAATCGGGTTCTCTATCCAAAAGGCATTGCGATCCAAGCCAAGCAGTTTGCACGCTACATCGAACCGAAAGACACCCATCTCGTCACGGTGGGAGAAGAGCGTTATCGCGTGTATCGCTACGAGGGAGCGCTGAAAGGTCTCGATGATGCCGTTGTGTTGTTGGCTTGGAAAGCCGATCAGCCGATGACACCTGAACATCTTCACTGCGTCTTGAGCACCGACCGGGAGCTAAGCGATGAAGAGATCTTGCGCTACTATGCCCAGCGTTGGTCGATCGAATGCTTTTTTCGACAAGCGAAAGACCAGCTGAAGCTCGATGGGTACCGCGTTCGTCAACGTCGGGCGGTGAAACGGTATTGGATCTTGGTGCAACTCGCTTATGTGTACAGTATGGTCGAATCCAACAGCGATTTCTCTACCGGGCTTGACTTCCTTCGAAAGAAGAAAGGACATAGCCTCGTGGAGTTTATTTACGATGCAGCCAAACAAGATATTCCCATTGATGTCGTTAAAAAACAGCTTCATGTGGCATAA
- a CDS encoding helix-turn-helix transcriptional regulator, translating into MELNKRQEQILQIVKDHGPITGESIAEKLNLTRATLRPDLAILTMAGYLEARPRVGYFYTGKTGSQLLADKIKKIKVADYQSIPVVVNENVSVYDAIVTMFLEDVGTLFVVDDESLLVGVLSRKDLLRASIGKQELTTIPVNIIMTRMPNIAVCYKDDPLIEVAERLIEKQIDAMPVVRKTEKGYEVIGRITKTNMTKAFVALAKDDLL; encoded by the coding sequence ATCGAACTGAATAAACGCCAAGAGCAAATTTTGCAGATTGTGAAAGATCATGGCCCGATTACGGGAGAGAGCATTGCCGAGAAATTGAATTTAACGAGGGCCACATTGCGTCCGGATCTGGCGATCTTAACGATGGCGGGCTATTTGGAAGCACGGCCTCGGGTGGGGTATTTTTATACAGGAAAAACAGGATCTCAGTTACTGGCCGATAAAATAAAAAAGATAAAGGTCGCTGATTACCAGTCGATTCCAGTTGTTGTCAATGAAAATGTAAGCGTATATGATGCGATTGTGACGATGTTTCTCGAAGATGTTGGCACATTGTTTGTCGTTGACGATGAATCACTGCTAGTGGGTGTACTATCACGGAAAGACTTGCTTCGTGCAAGCATTGGCAAACAGGAGTTGACGACGATACCTGTCAATATCATTATGACGAGAATGCCAAATATAGCGGTTTGTTATAAAGACGATCCTCTTATTGAAGTAGCGGAGCGGCTAATTGAAAAGCAAATCGACGCTATGCCGGTCGTGCGGAAAACGGAGAAAGGTTATGAAGTCATTGGGCGAATAACGAAAACAAATATGACAAAGGCGTTTGTTGCGCTAGCAAAAGACGATTTGTTATAG
- the recO gene encoding DNA repair protein RecO: MFEKCEAIVIRTVDYGETNKIVTFFTREWGKVAAMARGAKKPSSRLSAVTQPFTYGHYLIRRSRGVGVLHQGEIIDSMRTIREDIFTAAYASYIVELTDKITEEQKRNPYLFELLLQTLQYMNEGRDLEILTCIYEVKMLSVMGIPPTLDRCAICNRTEGNFSFSVREAGFLCHRCEAADPHRIPLSAAAVRLLRLFYYIDISRLGTISVKERTKRELRTVISSYYDEYSGLSLKTKRFLKQIDELKVISSSGPNTGNRNENNENTSDH, from the coding sequence TTGTTTGAAAAATGTGAAGCAATTGTTATCCGTACAGTCGATTATGGCGAAACAAATAAAATCGTTACCTTCTTCACGAGAGAATGGGGAAAGGTGGCTGCGATGGCGCGTGGAGCGAAAAAGCCAAGCAGCCGCCTTTCTGCTGTTACACAACCGTTTACATATGGCCACTACTTAATCCGCAGAAGCCGCGGGGTTGGAGTGCTGCATCAAGGGGAGATCATTGATTCGATGCGCACCATCCGCGAAGATATTTTCACTGCAGCATATGCATCCTATATTGTAGAGCTGACTGATAAAATCACCGAGGAGCAAAAGCGCAATCCGTATTTATTTGAGCTGCTCCTGCAGACATTACAATATATGAACGAAGGGCGCGATTTAGAGATTCTCACTTGTATTTATGAGGTGAAAATGTTATCAGTGATGGGGATTCCCCCGACATTAGATCGTTGTGCAATATGCAACCGAACGGAAGGAAATTTTTCTTTTTCAGTGAGGGAAGCCGGTTTTCTTTGCCATCGTTGCGAGGCTGCCGATCCGCACCGCATTCCGCTTTCTGCAGCCGCTGTCCGACTGTTGCGCTTGTTTTATTACATCGATATATCAAGGCTAGGAACTATTTCTGTAAAAGAAAGAACGAAGCGAGAACTTCGTACCGTCATTTCTTCCTATTATGACGAATATTCCGGATTGTCGCTGAAAACGAAACGTTTTTTAAAGCAAATTGATGAATTAAAAGTGATAAGTTCATCTGGCCCAAACACGGGAAACCGTAATGAAAACAACGAAAATACAAGCGATCATTAG
- a CDS encoding YqzL family protein, whose product MIEFTWKLFSQTGNIDTYLLFKELEREQQPSGDKQETELEEVDQPIF is encoded by the coding sequence ATGATTGAATTTACTTGGAAATTATTTAGCCAAACGGGCAATATTGACACATATCTTCTTTTTAAAGAACTGGAAAGAGAGCAACAGCCTAGCGGCGATAAACAGGAAACGGAACTAGAGGAAGTCGATCAGCCTATTTTTTGA
- the era gene encoding GTPase Era — translation MNKEGYKSGFVAIVGRPNVGKSTFLNRVIGQKIAIMSDKPQTTRNKIQGVYTTDDAQIIFIDTPGVHKPKHKLGDFMMKVALNALREVDLILFMVNVEEGFGRGDAFIIERLKEVNTPVFLVMNKIDKVHPDDLLPLIDQYKNLYPFAEIVPISALQGNNVENLVLQIKKYLPEGPQYYPPDQITDHPEQFIIAELIREKALHLTREEVPHSIAVVVERIERREDSDTVYVGAVIIVERDSQKGIIIGKQGRMLKEIGQRARMDIEALLGSKVFLELWVKVQKDWRNRLAQLRDFGFREEEY, via the coding sequence ATGAATAAGGAAGGATATAAATCAGGATTCGTAGCGATTGTCGGAAGACCAAACGTAGGAAAATCCACGTTTTTAAACCGTGTCATTGGTCAAAAAATCGCAATTATGAGCGATAAGCCGCAAACGACACGAAATAAAATTCAAGGTGTTTACACGACGGATGATGCGCAAATTATTTTTATTGATACGCCAGGAGTGCATAAGCCGAAACATAAGCTTGGCGACTTTATGATGAAGGTGGCGTTGAACGCGTTAAGGGAAGTCGACCTTATCTTGTTTATGGTTAATGTCGAAGAAGGATTTGGACGCGGCGACGCATTTATTATTGAACGGCTTAAAGAAGTGAATACCCCAGTGTTTCTAGTAATGAATAAAATTGATAAAGTTCATCCGGATGATTTATTGCCGCTTATCGATCAATATAAAAACCTTTATCCGTTCGCCGAGATTGTTCCGATTTCCGCATTGCAAGGAAACAATGTAGAGAACTTGGTTCTGCAAATTAAAAAATATTTGCCGGAAGGTCCACAATATTATCCGCCTGACCAAATCACCGATCATCCGGAACAGTTTATTATCGCGGAGTTGATTCGTGAGAAAGCGCTTCACTTAACGCGTGAAGAAGTTCCGCATTCCATTGCTGTCGTAGTGGAAAGAATTGAGCGGCGCGAGGATAGTGACACCGTCTATGTCGGTGCCGTCATTATCGTAGAGCGCGATTCGCAAAAAGGGATCATCATTGGAAAGCAAGGACGGATGTTAAAAGAAATTGGACAGCGGGCGCGCATGGATATTGAAGCTCTTCTTGGATCAAAAGTATTTTTGGAGCTATGGGTCAAAGTGCAAAAAGATTGGCGCAATCGTCTCGCCCAGTTGCGTGACTTCGGATTCCGGGAAGAGGAGTATTAA
- a CDS encoding cytidine deaminase encodes MLKMNELIEEAKKAREYAYVPYSKFKVGAALLTKDGKVYRGCNIENAAYSMCNCAERTALFKAYSEGDKEFAALAVIADTPRPVPPCGACRQVISELCPSDMKVILANLNGDIMELTVKELLPQAFSAEDMYE; translated from the coding sequence ATGTTGAAAATGAATGAACTCATCGAAGAAGCAAAAAAAGCACGAGAATATGCCTACGTTCCTTATTCGAAATTTAAAGTTGGCGCCGCTTTATTAACCAAAGACGGAAAAGTGTACCGCGGTTGCAATATTGAAAACGCTGCTTACAGCATGTGCAATTGTGCGGAACGAACGGCGCTTTTTAAGGCGTATTCGGAAGGGGATAAGGAATTCGCCGCTCTGGCGGTGATTGCCGATACGCCCCGGCCAGTCCCCCCTTGTGGCGCCTGTCGTCAAGTTATTTCTGAGCTATGTCCAAGCGATATGAAAGTAATCTTGGCTAATTTAAACGGCGATATCATGGAGCTAACGGTGAAAGAACTATTACCACAAGCTTTTTCAGCGGAGGATATGTATGAATAA